A single region of the Mycobacterium avium subsp. avium genome encodes:
- a CDS encoding phage major capsid protein, producing MNKQLNKENRKMAIQVTSGNAALLQSQVADLLVQPLAQQSTFLAAGPRIFDTPNPLRIPRIASGVSAGFVGEGAQISDRSVSFDEIDLLPSTLKSLKLLVRFSNEMVRQSVVPLNATLQSTLVTNVAQALDAALYDGTGTSNTVKGIFQQTGIATGTLELTDADSLIDGLATAQGNKVNPTHWVMTSASFSALRKLKVGTDDKRYIFDPSTIQNGTAFRLLGLPVIITDNIPAVSTKARVALVDFSLVAVARDVDAEVKILDQTWGDYDSVGIRVVTRYDVGLLHPQAVTVLTEVGS from the coding sequence CTGAATAAACAACTTAATAAGGAAAACAGAAAAATGGCAATTCAAGTAACCAGCGGCAACGCTGCGCTACTACAGTCGCAAGTGGCCGACCTATTGGTACAGCCGCTTGCCCAGCAGAGCACTTTCCTAGCGGCCGGCCCCCGCATCTTTGACACCCCCAATCCGCTTCGCATTCCGCGAATTGCGTCGGGCGTGTCTGCTGGCTTTGTGGGCGAGGGTGCCCAAATCTCGGACCGCAGCGTGAGCTTTGACGAGATTGACCTACTGCCGTCCACGCTGAAGTCACTGAAGTTGCTGGTCCGATTTAGCAATGAGATGGTGCGTCAGTCGGTCGTTCCGCTGAACGCGACCCTGCAAAGCACGCTGGTGACGAATGTTGCGCAGGCGCTCGACGCCGCGCTGTACGACGGCACCGGAACAAGCAACACCGTTAAGGGCATCTTTCAGCAGACGGGTATCGCTACCGGAACGCTCGAGCTGACCGACGCCGACAGCCTTATTGACGGGCTGGCGACCGCTCAGGGCAATAAGGTCAACCCGACACATTGGGTGATGACTTCCGCAAGCTTCTCGGCGCTGCGCAAGCTCAAGGTCGGCACCGACGACAAGCGATACATTTTCGACCCGTCAACGATCCAGAACGGCACCGCTTTCCGGCTGCTCGGCCTGCCGGTGATCATCACCGACAACATTCCGGCCGTGTCGACCAAGGCCCGCGTGGCGCTGGTCGACTTCTCGCTCGTTGCCGTGGCGCGAGACGTTGACGCCGAGGTCAAGATTCTTGATCAGACCTGGGGCGACTACGACAGCGTTGGCATCCGGGTCGTGACCCGCTACGACGTGGGGCTACTGCACCCGCAGGCGGTCACGGTTCTGACCGAAGTCGGCAGCTAA
- a CDS encoding Imm63 family immunity protein → MLVGLRTNDGLNVYVADDGSYHFTFYERGQLGFDRVGNLDDLLYWYTQSVVTGQAAKSVGDRAERFKYEYQVLSALNSEWAKRNVRETAELFRRYGQPEDISLLPDIGEPL, encoded by the coding sequence ATGCTCGTCGGCTTGCGAACCAACGACGGCCTGAACGTTTATGTCGCCGATGACGGTTCTTATCACTTCACCTTCTACGAACGCGGACAACTTGGCTTCGACCGCGTGGGCAATCTCGACGACCTGCTGTACTGGTACACCCAGAGCGTGGTCACGGGCCAAGCGGCCAAATCGGTGGGCGATCGCGCGGAACGCTTCAAATACGAGTACCAGGTGCTAAGCGCCTTGAATAGCGAATGGGCAAAAAGAAATGTCCGGGAGACGGCGGAGTTATTTCGCAGATATGGTCAGCCAGAAGATATTTCCTTGCTCCCCGACATTGGTGAACCGCTCTGA
- a CDS encoding class I SAM-dependent methyltransferase — protein sequence MTDPLWTAYAEKVDKVDGWFFEADVELFSHLLARQTAEGISGDMLEIGTYQGKSAILMGYGLRDDEELVICDLFEAVVDHTHGSPSSRDQYSGLDQQQFLANWDRFHTRRPIIEVCESSQLDLGERALRLAHIDGCHAYPCVAHDIELAVRHTADRGVVVLDDYRGVETPGVAAAVWQAVGNGVLFPFAATYMKLYACASPADQHYWLEQVRGRGDICAFPDFEFPSYRSISEAQLRPLDR from the coding sequence ATGACGGATCCCCTGTGGACCGCCTATGCCGAGAAGGTGGACAAGGTCGACGGCTGGTTCTTCGAGGCCGACGTCGAGCTCTTCAGTCATCTGCTCGCTCGCCAGACGGCCGAGGGGATCAGCGGCGACATGCTGGAAATCGGCACCTACCAAGGCAAGTCGGCCATCCTGATGGGCTACGGTCTCCGCGACGACGAAGAACTGGTGATCTGCGATTTGTTCGAAGCGGTGGTGGACCACACCCACGGGTCGCCGAGCTCACGCGACCAATACTCGGGCTTGGACCAACAGCAGTTCCTGGCCAACTGGGACCGCTTCCACACTCGCCGGCCGATCATCGAGGTCTGCGAATCATCGCAGCTCGACCTGGGAGAGCGCGCCCTGCGCCTGGCCCACATCGACGGCTGCCACGCCTACCCGTGCGTCGCCCATGACATCGAGCTGGCCGTGAGACACACGGCCGACCGGGGAGTGGTCGTGCTGGACGATTACCGGGGCGTCGAAACCCCCGGCGTCGCCGCGGCCGTCTGGCAGGCTGTCGGCAACGGTGTCTTGTTCCCGTTCGCGGCGACGTACATGAAGCTCTACGCCTGCGCGTCGCCCGCCGACCAGCATTACTGGTTGGAACAGGTCCGTGGTCGCGGTGACATCTGCGCCTTCCCCGACTTCGAGTTCCCCTCCTATCGGAGCATCTCCGAGGCGCAGCTTCGCCCCCTCGATCGCTGA
- a CDS encoding glycosyltransferase, with amino-acid sequence MRFALATMGTRGDVEPFATIGRELQRRGHEVRMAVPPNYIRFVESAGLSAVPHGPDQVKQNEDIVRKYGTAPNPMFLAWVISEDLKRLWPSLGTALTSLADGADLLLTDTSEHGLAANVAEYYDIPAATLHYYPSGGAAQLTQEAESAQRRALGLSGPTAPAARRPMELQAYDEFFFPGLAAEWAQCEVRRPFVGALTLALPTEADDEVLSWIAAGTPPIYFGFGSSARVASPGDVIAMISAACAELGQRALICSGVSDLTQIPTGDHVKAVSAVNHSTVFPACRAVVHHGGPGTTFAGIRAGVPSLVLAVSVDQPLWAAVINQLEVGIGRYFSETTPDSLVADLRSVLDPRYVARTRAVAARMRTPAESASAAADVLEDAARQGSCG; translated from the coding sequence ATGAGATTTGCACTCGCGACCATGGGAACCCGCGGGGATGTCGAGCCGTTCGCCACGATCGGCCGGGAGCTCCAGCGCCGGGGTCACGAGGTACGGATGGCGGTGCCGCCCAACTACATTCGCTTCGTCGAGTCGGCGGGGCTTTCCGCGGTTCCCCACGGCCCGGACCAGGTCAAGCAGAACGAGGACATCGTCCGCAAATACGGCACTGCGCCGAACCCGATGTTTCTGGCGTGGGTGATTTCGGAGGATCTCAAGCGGCTCTGGCCCTCATTGGGCACCGCGCTGACGTCGCTGGCCGACGGGGCCGACTTGCTGTTGACCGACACCAGCGAGCACGGCCTGGCCGCCAATGTCGCTGAGTACTACGACATTCCGGCGGCCACACTGCACTATTACCCCAGCGGTGGGGCCGCGCAGTTGACCCAGGAAGCCGAATCCGCCCAGCGCCGGGCGCTGGGCCTGTCGGGGCCGACCGCACCGGCGGCGCGACGCCCGATGGAGCTGCAGGCCTATGACGAATTCTTCTTTCCCGGGCTGGCGGCCGAATGGGCGCAATGCGAGGTCCGACGCCCTTTCGTCGGTGCGCTGACGCTGGCGTTGCCGACCGAGGCCGACGACGAGGTGCTGTCCTGGATCGCTGCGGGGACGCCGCCGATCTACTTCGGCTTCGGCAGCAGCGCGCGGGTCGCATCGCCGGGTGATGTGATCGCAATGATCAGCGCGGCGTGCGCCGAGCTGGGCCAGCGGGCGCTGATTTGCAGCGGCGTCAGCGATCTCACCCAGATCCCGACCGGCGACCACGTCAAGGCGGTGAGCGCGGTGAACCACTCGACCGTGTTTCCCGCGTGCCGCGCGGTCGTCCACCACGGCGGTCCCGGCACCACGTTCGCGGGGATCCGGGCGGGAGTGCCCAGCCTGGTGCTCGCCGTCTCGGTCGACCAACCGTTGTGGGCCGCGGTGATCAACCAGCTGGAAGTCGGCATCGGACGGTATTTCTCGGAGACGACCCCGGATTCGCTGGTGGCGGATCTGCGGTCGGTCCTCGATCCCCGTTACGTCGCCCGTACCCGTGCGGTGGCCGCGCGGATGAGAACACCCGCCGAAAGCGCGTCGGCAGCGGCCGATGTCTTGGAAGACGCAGCGCGCCAAGGTTCTTGCGGCTGA
- a CDS encoding DUF2505 domain-containing protein, with product MSRSIDVSTESPASVEQIHAAFGREDYWLARIAPAAATTTLDSLVVDGDGTVTVRVTQHLGRQLLPGAVAKFVRGDVKIVQTETWRRDGDGQVRGQVDVSASGGLGSGRAESWLEPAEDGGSRLRSAVRVEVKIPLVGHKLEKTIGADLAKGIPEMLRFTTTWIDENA from the coding sequence ATGTCGCGCTCCATTGACGTCTCGACCGAGTCGCCCGCCAGCGTCGAGCAGATCCACGCGGCGTTCGGTCGCGAGGACTATTGGCTGGCACGGATCGCTCCCGCCGCCGCCACTACCACGTTGGACTCGCTGGTGGTCGACGGCGACGGCACGGTGACGGTGCGCGTCACCCAGCACCTCGGTCGTCAGTTGTTGCCGGGCGCGGTGGCCAAATTCGTTCGCGGTGACGTCAAGATCGTGCAGACCGAGACGTGGCGACGGGACGGTGACGGCCAGGTGCGCGGCCAGGTCGACGTCTCGGCGTCGGGCGGATTGGGGTCGGGTCGCGCGGAAAGCTGGCTGGAGCCGGCCGAAGACGGGGGCTCGCGATTGCGTTCCGCCGTGCGCGTCGAGGTCAAAATCCCTTTGGTGGGCCACAAACTCGAGAAGACCATCGGAGCCGATCTGGCCAAGGGCATTCCCGAGATGCTGCGCTTCACCACCACCTGGATCGACGAGAACGCGTGA
- a CDS encoding M15 family metallopeptidase, translating to MGAAAQGGNKRAGAPSLLPGGRWAAVLAGAVMLAQCTASSAAADPTVRPVTAAELGASWHPGCPVEPGQLRRVDVDHIGFDGQTHRGELIVHQDLAPQVVTIFARLYRLGFPIEKIRTVDHYRDADDELSMEDDNTSAFNCRGIPGSDRWSQHAYGRAIDLNPRLNPCLYPTGAFQPQNAEDFLDRDRTDPGLLHDGDPAVRAFTDSGWRWGGQWTAPVDYQHFERP from the coding sequence GTGGGCGCGGCAGCACAGGGCGGAAACAAGCGCGCGGGCGCACCGTCGCTGCTGCCCGGCGGACGCTGGGCGGCGGTGCTGGCGGGCGCGGTCATGCTGGCGCAGTGCACCGCTTCGTCGGCCGCCGCCGACCCGACGGTCCGGCCGGTGACCGCCGCCGAACTGGGCGCGAGCTGGCACCCGGGCTGCCCGGTGGAACCCGGGCAACTGCGACGGGTCGACGTCGACCACATCGGTTTCGACGGCCAAACCCACCGGGGCGAGCTGATCGTGCACCAAGACCTGGCGCCGCAGGTCGTCACGATCTTCGCTCGGCTGTACCGGCTGGGCTTTCCCATCGAGAAGATCCGCACGGTCGATCACTACCGCGACGCCGACGACGAGCTGTCCATGGAGGACGACAACACCTCGGCGTTCAATTGCCGGGGCATTCCGGGCAGCGACCGCTGGTCGCAGCATGCCTACGGCCGGGCGATCGACCTCAACCCGCGTCTCAACCCGTGCCTGTACCCCACCGGCGCCTTCCAACCGCAGAACGCCGAGGACTTTCTGGACCGCGACCGCACCGACCCGGGCCTGCTGCACGACGGCGACCCGGCCGTGCGCGCCTTCACCGACAGCGGGTGGCGCTGGGGTGGACAGTGGACGGCGCCCGTCGACTACCAGCATTTCGAGCGGCCCTGA
- a CDS encoding serine hydrolase domain-containing protein, whose protein sequence is MPGHPSVRNVLVLATILLTLVAASSTGRVVHTSPSEAPPASMTPHASLVPESTSPAEDFTTISKLVNDAIAARGLPGAVVMVGHGGKVVFHQAYGSRKLAGEPGLDGAPAPAEPMTEDTIFDLASLTKCLATAVAVMQLYEQGKVAFDDPVQKYLPDFNTTNDPQRAKVTIRMLLTNTSGEGIDVSLRDPWGLAGPDKAEGIHRALTTPLQSAPAGEFRYSDINYLLLGALLEKITGEDEDDYVQHHVFGPLGMHDTRYLPPAKACGPHIIRGAAIAWAPNGEPTTEYHEWTWRTTLLPRIAPTARDEESRDDPSKNPDYYALLRGTVHDPTARRMGGVAGNAGVFSTAHDVGVYAQALLDRLAGRPSDFPLQQDTVELMTTPQQPGHDPRQLEAANRAARSGTPNYPAIKGQNLFGFGWDIDTGYSRPRGRVFPIGSFGNTGFTGTTLWMDPGSDTYVILLSNSIHLRGSPPISNLRGDVATAAARALHLYGAAPP, encoded by the coding sequence ATGCCCGGTCACCCATCGGTGCGAAATGTCCTGGTCCTGGCAACCATCTTGCTCACTCTGGTGGCGGCTTCCTCGACCGGCCGTGTGGTGCATACCTCGCCGAGCGAGGCCCCGCCGGCGTCGATGACGCCACATGCGTCGCTGGTTCCCGAATCGACTTCTCCCGCAGAAGATTTCACAACCATCTCCAAGCTGGTGAACGACGCGATCGCCGCGCGCGGGCTGCCGGGCGCCGTGGTGATGGTCGGCCACGGCGGCAAGGTGGTCTTCCACCAGGCGTACGGGTCGCGCAAGCTCGCCGGCGAACCCGGGCTGGACGGGGCGCCCGCACCCGCGGAGCCGATGACCGAGGACACGATCTTCGACCTGGCGTCGCTGACCAAGTGCCTGGCCACCGCGGTGGCGGTGATGCAGCTTTACGAACAGGGCAAGGTCGCGTTCGACGATCCCGTGCAGAAGTATCTGCCCGACTTCAACACCACGAACGATCCCCAGCGCGCGAAGGTCACGATTCGCATGCTGCTGACGAACACCTCGGGAGAGGGCATCGACGTCAGCCTGCGGGATCCGTGGGGGCTGGCTGGACCCGACAAGGCAGAGGGCATCCATCGCGCGCTCACCACGCCGCTACAGTCGGCACCCGCCGGGGAGTTCCGCTACTCCGACATCAATTACCTGCTGCTCGGCGCGCTGCTCGAGAAGATCACCGGCGAGGACGAGGACGACTACGTGCAGCACCACGTGTTCGGGCCGCTCGGCATGCACGACACCCGGTATCTTCCGCCGGCCAAGGCGTGCGGCCCGCATATCATCCGGGGAGCCGCGATCGCCTGGGCGCCGAACGGCGAGCCGACGACGGAGTACCACGAATGGACTTGGCGCACAACACTTTTGCCGCGCATCGCGCCGACTGCACGTGACGAGGAAAGCAGGGACGACCCGAGCAAGAACCCGGATTACTATGCCCTGCTGCGGGGTACGGTGCACGACCCGACGGCCCGCCGGATGGGCGGCGTGGCCGGCAACGCCGGCGTGTTCTCCACGGCGCACGACGTCGGCGTCTATGCGCAGGCCCTGCTGGATCGGCTGGCCGGGCGCCCGAGTGACTTTCCACTGCAGCAGGACACTGTCGAGCTGATGACGACCCCGCAGCAACCGGGCCATGACCCCCGACAACTGGAAGCGGCCAACCGTGCCGCCCGGTCAGGCACGCCGAACTATCCGGCGATCAAGGGGCAGAACCTGTTCGGGTTCGGCTGGGACATCGACACCGGCTACTCCAGGCCGCGGGGACGCGTCTTTCCCATCGGCAGCTTCGGCAACACCGGATTCACCGGAACCACGCTGTGGATGGACCCGGGCTCGGACACCTACGTGATCCTGCTGTCCAACTCGATCCACCTGCGGGGCAGCCCGCCGATCTCGAATCTGCGCGGTGACGTGGCCACCGCCGCCGCCCGGGCCCTACACCTTTACGGCGCCGCCCCGCCGTAG
- a CDS encoding phytanoyl-CoA dioxygenase family protein — MSIDDESVTTLEDLRGDLAQRYKRTPTGGSSVDSAIVGTDMAALDRDGYVIWENLLSTEQCAQIRETVRPWLGHTGRNSFEGRRTQRVYSVLSRTRVCDRLVDHARVLAVLDRLLMPNYLLSALQAINIQPGEAAQLAHHDDGFYPVPRPRAPLAAATIWAIDEFTADNGATVLYPGSHRWGKRRPGPDDEAIPVVMPAGSCVLFVGTLWHGGGANTTDRDRLAVTAQYCQPWLRPMEAFTLSVPRDIARTVSDDIRRMLGYSIHPPFVGAVDGLHPLRLLEMEPDA, encoded by the coding sequence ATGAGCATCGACGACGAATCCGTGACCACGCTGGAGGACCTCAGGGGCGATCTGGCGCAACGGTACAAGCGGACGCCGACCGGCGGGAGTTCGGTGGACAGCGCGATCGTCGGGACCGACATGGCCGCACTCGACCGCGACGGCTACGTCATCTGGGAGAACCTGCTCAGCACCGAGCAGTGCGCGCAGATTCGCGAGACCGTGCGGCCCTGGCTCGGGCACACCGGGCGCAACTCGTTCGAGGGCCGGCGCACCCAGCGCGTCTACAGCGTGCTGAGCCGCACCCGAGTGTGTGATCGGCTGGTCGACCATGCCCGGGTGCTCGCGGTGCTCGACCGGTTGCTGATGCCCAACTATCTGCTTTCGGCGTTGCAGGCCATCAACATTCAGCCCGGCGAGGCCGCGCAGCTGGCGCACCACGACGACGGCTTCTACCCGGTTCCGCGGCCGCGGGCCCCGTTGGCGGCGGCCACCATCTGGGCGATCGACGAGTTCACCGCCGACAACGGCGCCACCGTGCTCTACCCGGGCAGCCACCGCTGGGGCAAGCGCCGGCCGGGCCCGGACGACGAGGCGATACCCGTCGTGATGCCCGCCGGTTCTTGCGTCTTGTTCGTCGGGACGTTGTGGCACGGCGGCGGCGCCAACACCACCGACCGCGATCGCCTCGCCGTCACCGCCCAGTACTGCCAACCGTGGCTGCGGCCGATGGAGGCCTTCACCCTGTCGGTGCCGCGCGACATCGCGCGGACGGTCTCCGACGACATTCGCCGCATGCTGGGCTACAGCATCCACCCGCCGTTCGTCGGCGCGGTCGACGGCCTGCATCCATTGCGGCTGCTTGAAATGGAGCCGGACGCATAG